In the Brassica napus cultivar Da-Ae chromosome A7, Da-Ae, whole genome shotgun sequence genome, one interval contains:
- the LOC106352633 gene encoding ATP-dependent zinc metalloprotease FTSH 3, mitochondrial produces the protein MTMFFSKLGRSSVSRSRFLHGGGVRSARLIGPPAVEAAASVNQGGGLGFLSRHFASLTGRKGLVENDLIGGVFANPRLGRFFSDEAPKKKNYENYFPKAPKQEPKSDHKSESKEGSDKNENENLGDMFANRFQNLLIPLLALAIFLSSFSFGSGDQQQISFQEFKNKLLEPGLVDHIDVSNKSVAKVYVRSTPRDQQQQTSQDVVIQGNGNSQGIPAKRTGGQYKYYFNIGSVESFEEKLEEAQEALGIDPHHFVPVTYTTEMVWFQEFLRFAPTLLLLGTLVYGARRMQGGIGGLGGTGGKNGRGIFNIGKATITRADKNSKNKIYFKDVAGCDEAKQEIMEFVHFLKNPKKYEDLGAKIPKGALLVGPPGTGKTLLAKATAGESGVPFLSISGSDFMEMFVGVGPSRVRNLFQEARQAAPSIIFIDEIDAIGRARGRGGLGGNDERESTLNQLLVEMDGFGTTAGVVVLAGTNRPDILDKALLRPGRFDRQITIDKPDIKGRDQIFQIYLKKIKLDHEPSYYSQRLAALTPGFAGADIANVCNEAALIAARHEGATVTMAHFESAIDRVIGGLEKKNRVISKLERRTVAYHESGHAVAGWFLEHAEPLLKVTIVPRGTAALGFAQYVPNENLLMTKEQLFDMTCMTLGGRAAEQVLIGKISTGAQNDLEKVTKMTYAQVAVYGFSDKVGLLSFPPRDDGYDFNKPYSNKTGAIIDEEVREWVGKAYEKTVELIETHKEKVAEIAELLLEKEVLHQDDLLKVLGERPFKPAEVTNYDRFKSGFEESEKEEATPTVAPVVDEGAPPPLEPQVVPT, from the exons ATGACGATGTTCTTCTCCAAGCTCGGCCGCTCCTCCGTCTCTCGTTCGAGG TTTTTGCACGGCGGTGGTGTGAGATCGGCGAGGCTGATTGGTCCGCCGGCTGTTGAGGCGGCGGCGTCGGTGAATCAAGGAGGTGGATTAGGGTTCTTGAGTCGGCACTTTGCTTCCTTAACTGGTAGAAAGGGACTTGTTGAAAATGATTTGATTGGTGGTGTCTTCGCTAATCCGAGACTTGGTCGATTCTTCTCCGACGAAGCTCCCAAGAAGAAGA ATTATGAGAACTACTTTCCTAAAGCTCCAAAGCAAGAGCCCAAGAGTGATCACAAATCTGAGTCTAAAG AGGGCTCAGACAAGAATGAAAACGAGAACCTGGGAGATATGTTTGCGAATAGGTTCCAAAACTTGCTAATTCCACTGCTGGCTCTTGctattttcctttcttctttctcatttGGCTCTGGAGATCAGCAACAG ATTAGTTTCCAGGAGTTCAAAAACAAGCTTCTCGAGCCCGGTCTAGTCGACCACATAGACGTCTCAAACAAATCAGTAGCCAAAGTCTACGTCAGAAGCACACCGAGagaccaacaacaacaaacatcCCAAGACGTTGTCATCCAAGGAAACGGCAACTCCCAAGGCATCCCCGCCAAGAGAACCGGCGGGCAGTACAAGTACTACTTCAACATCGGCAGCGTCGAGTCTTTCGAGGAGAAGCTCGAAGAAGCTCAAGAGGCCCTAGGCATCGATCCCCACCATTTCGTCCCCGTCACGTACACCACCGAAATGGTCTGGTTCCAAGAGTTCCTACGGTTCGCGCCGACTCTGCTCCTCCTGGGCACTCTCGTCTACGGAGCTAGGCGGATGCAAGGCGGGATAGGCGGATTAGGAGGAACCGGCGGGAAGAACGGCCGCGGAATCTTCAACATAGGCAAGGCCACGATAACGAGAGCTGACAAAAACTCCAAGAACAAGATTTACTTCAAGGACGTCGCTGGATGCGACGAGGCTAAACAGGAGATCATGGAGTTTGTGCATTTCCtcaaaaaccctaaaaagtacGAAGACTTGGGCGCCAAGATACCTAAAGGCGCGCTTTTAGTCGGTCCTCCTGGAACCGGGAAGACTCTTTTAGCCAAAGCTACAGCTGGAGAGTCAGGCGTGCCGTTTCTCTCTATCTCAGGCTCAGACTTCATGGAGATGTTCGTCGGTGTGGGGCCTTCGAGGGTTAGGAACTTGTTCCAAGAAGCTAGACAAGCTGCGCCGAGCATTATCTTTATAGACGAGATCGACGCCATTGGTCGAGCGAGAGGACGCGGGGGGTTAGGTGGAAACGATGAGAGGGAGAGCACTTTGAATCAGCTTCTGGTTGAGATGGATGGGTTTGGTACAACGGCTGGAGTTGTGGTTCTCGCTGGGACTAATAGACCGGATATTTTGGATAAGGCTTTGTTAAGGCCTGGCCGGTTCGATCGTCAGATAACCATTGATAAACCGGATATCAAGGGGCGTGAtcagatttttcagatttatTTGAAGAAGATTAAACTTGATCACGAGCCTTCTTATTACTCTCAGAGACTTGCGGCTCTCACTCCTGGCTTTGCTGGTGCGGACATTGCTAATGTCTGTAACGAGGCGGCTCTTATTGCCGCTAGACACGAAGGAGCTACTGTCACCATGGCGCACTTTGAATCTGCGATTGATCGTGTCATTGGTGGTCTTGAGAAGAAGAACAGG GTGATAAGTAAACTGGAGCGTCGTACAGTTGCGTATCATGAGTCTGGTCACGCGGTTGCTGGTTGGTTCCTTGAACACGCGGAGCCATTGCTGAAAGTGACTATCGTGCCACGTGGAACAGCTGCGCTCGGGTTTGCGCAATATGTTCCGAATGAAAACCTTCTCATGACCAAAGAGCAGCTCTTTGACATGACTTGCATGACTCTAGGTGGCCGTGCAGCCGAACAG GTATTGATAGGAAAAATCTCGACGGGTGCACAAAACGATCTAGAGAAAGTGACAAAGATGACATACGCGCAAGTAGCTGTGTACGGTTTCAGCGACAAGGTCGGTCTGCTCTCGTTTCCGCCGAGGGACGATGGGTACGACTTCAACAAACCGTACAGCAACAAGACCGGTGCGATCATAGACGAGGAGGTGAGGGAATGGGTGGGGAAAGCGTATGAGAAGACGGTGGAGCTGATAGAGACGCACAAGGAGAAAGTTGCTGAGATCGCTGAGCTTTTACTGGAGAAGGAAGTGCTGCATCAGGATGATCTTTTGAAAGTTTTGGGTGAGCGTCCGTTTAAACCGGCTGAGGTGACTAATTATGATCGGTTCAAGTCTGGGTTTGAAGAGAGTGAGAAGGAGGAGGCGACACCGACGGTTGCGCCTGTGGTGGATGAAGGAGCTCCTCCGCCGCTTGAGCCGCAGGTGGTTCCTACGTAG
- the LOC106352634 gene encoding scarecrow-like protein 34 isoform X2: MDPNLSLNLNAFEYLDESLFLDSSPSFDFDRNPSFLADPTEEPDENDSSTTLLRYVTQILMEESAGDKQSMFYDSLALRKTEEMLQQVITDSKAHSATSGSIGSSSSSWSSSVPVHEIVVRSMFSDAESDLQFRRGLEEARKFLPNSDQWVFNLEKPAVQVIKEERVKKSHQREVLDLEEQVRSSKQSATNVEDVEVTDMFDKVLLLDGQCDPQTLSSQETMSNKKKKKKKKKKSQVIDFRTLLTHCAQAISTGDKTTALDLLLQIRQDSSPMGDASQRLAHCFANALEARLRGSPVIQTYYNAITSLKETASDILKAYRVYLSSSPFVTLMYFFSFRMILDAAKDAEVLHIVDFGILYGFQWPMFIQYMSGRKDVPRKLRITGIELPQRGLRPAERIEETGRRLAEYCKRFNVPFEYKAIASQHWETIRLDEFNIRPGEVLAVNAGLRLKTLQDETGGEETCPRDAVLKLIRKMNPDVFVHAIVNGSFNAPFFISRFKEAVYHYYALFDMFDSTLPRDNQERIRFEREFYGREAMNVIACEEGDRVERPETYRQWQVRMVRAGFKQKPVRDEIVELFREKLKKWRYHKDFVVDENSKWLLQGWKGRTLYASSCWVPA, translated from the coding sequence AGGAGCCTGACGAAAACGATTCCTCCACTACTCTCCTGAGGTACGTCACTCAGATCCTCATGGAAGAGAGCGCTGGCGACAAGCAGTCCATGTTCTACGATTCCTTGGCGTTACGAAAAACCGAGGAGATGCTGCAGCAAGTGATCACCGACTCCAAAGCTCACTCCGCAACAAGCGGGAGCATAgggtcgtcgtcgtcgtcgtggTCGAGTAGTGTACCTGTGCATGAGATTGTTGTCAGGAGTATGTTTAGTGACGCGGAATCGGATTTACAGTTTAGGAGAGGGCTTGAGGAAGCTAGGAAGTTTCTTCCTAACAGCGACCAATGGGTGTTCAATCTCGAAAAGCCTGCTGTTCAAGTTATTAAAGAAGAGAGAGTTAAGAAGAGTCACCAGAGAGAAGTTCTTGATCTTGAAGAACAAGTTAGGAGTAGTAAGCAGTCTGCTACTAACGTTGAAGACGTCGAGGTTACTGATATGTTCGATAAGGTTTTGCTTCTCGATGGTCAATGCGATCCACAAACATTGTCGTCTCAAGAAACAATGagtaacaaaaagaagaagaagaagaagaagaagaagagtcagGTTATTGATTTTCGCACGCTCCTCACTCACTGCGCGCAAGCAATCTCCACAGGGGACAAAACCACGGCTCTTGATCTACTCTTACAGATAAGGCAAGACTCCTCTCCCATGGGCGACGCGTCCCAGAGGCTCGCTCACTGCTTCGCAAACGCGCTTGAGGCGCGTTTGCGAGGCAGTCCTGTCATCCAGACTTACTACAACGCCATCACCTCGTTGAAAGAGACGGCTTCGGATATACTAAAAGCCTACAGAGTCTACCTCTCCTCGTCTCCGTTCGTGACCTTGATGTACTTCTTCTCCTTCAGGATGATCCTCGACGCGGCCAAAGACGCCGAGGTTCTCCACATAGTCGACTTCGGGATCCTCTACGGCTTCCAATGGCCTATGTTTATACAGTACATGTCGGGGCGTAAAGACGTGCCGAGGAAGCTAAGGATCACCGGTATAGAGCTGCCTCAGCGAGGGCTGCGTCCTGCGGAGCGTATAGAGGAGACGGGGAGGAGGTTGGCTGAGTATTGCAAACGGTTCAACGTGCCGTTTGAGTACAAAGCCATTGCCTCTCAGCATTGGGAGACCATACGGTTAGACGAGTTTAACATCAGACCGGGCGAGGTTTTAGCGGTTAACGCTGGCCTTAGGCTCAAGACGCTTCAAGACGAGACGGGTGGGGAAGAGACTTGTCCGAGAGACGCGGTTTTAAAGCTGATAAGGAAGATGAACCCTGATGTGTTTGTACACGCGATTGTGAACGGTTCTTTCAACGCGCCGTTCTTTATTTCCCGGTTTAAAGAAGCGGTTTATCACTACTATGCTTTGTTTGATATGTTTGATTCGACGCTGCCGAGGGATAACCAGGAGAGGATAAGGTTCGAGAGGGAGTTTTACGGGAGGGAGGCGATGAATGTGATAGCGTGCGAGGAAGGGGATAGGGTGGAGAGGCCGGAGACGTATAGGCAGTGGCAGGTGAGGATGGTTAGGGCGGGGTTTAAGCAGAAACCGGTTAGGGATGAGATTGTGGAGTTGTTTAGGGAGAAGCTGAAGAAGTGGAGGTATCATAaagattttgtggttgatgaaaATAGTAAGTGGTTGTTGCAAGGGTGGAAAGGTAGGACACTTTATGCTTCTTCTTGTTGGGTTCCTGCTTAg